In the Paralichthys olivaceus isolate ysfri-2021 chromosome 17, ASM2471397v2, whole genome shotgun sequence genome, one interval contains:
- the abcf2b gene encoding ATP-binding cassette, sub-family F, member 2b, with protein MVSLAVRRAATSTRRKSGHETSVCSGDQRLKQQPCTTMPSDLAKKKAAKKKEAAKARQRTKKSDELGEEGEQPEAQSNGAESNGIDCLTKELDEFELRKTEARAVTGVLASHPNSTDVHISSLSLTFHGQELLADTSLELNSGRRYGLLGLNGTGKSMLLSAIGLREIPIPEHIDIYHLTREMAPSDKSALQCVMEVDEQRIMLEKEAERLAHEDSECEKLMELYERLEELDADKAEMRASRILHGLGFSAAMQHKKMRDFSGGWRMRVALARALFIKPFMLLLDEPTNHLDLDACVWLEEELKSFKRILVLISHSQDFLNGVCTNIIHLHQRKLKYYTGNYDQYVKTREELEENQMKRFNWEQDQITHMKNYIARFGHGSAKLARQAQSKEKTLQKMVASGLTERVVNDKTLSFCFPPCGKIPPPVIMVQNVSFKYSDNTPYIYKDLEFGIDLDTRVALVGPNGAGKSTLLKLLMGELLPSDGMIRKHSHVKIGRYHQHLTEQLELDLSPLEYMMKCYPDIKEKEEMRKIIGRYGLTGKQQVSPIRNLSDGQKCRVCFAWLAWQNPHMLFLDEPTNHLDIETIDALADAINEFDGGTMLVSHDFRLIQQVAQEIWVCENQTITKWNRDILAYKEHLKSRIEKQAHDI; from the exons ATGGTCAGTCTGGCGGTTCGACGTGCGGCTACATCCACCCGGCGAAAAAGTGGACACGAGACGTCGGTGTGCTCCGGAGACCAGAGACTCAAACAACAG CCCTGCACAACCATGCCATCCGACTTGGCCaagaagaaggcagcaaagaagaAGGAGGCCGCTAAAGCCCGTCAGCGCACCAAGAAGTCAGACGAGCTCGGCGAGGAGGGTGAACAGCCAGAGGCCCAGAGTAACGGAGCGGAGAGCAACG GTATTGACTGTTTGACTAAGGAGCTTGATGAGTTTGAGCTTCGGAAGACGGAGGCGCGGGCAGTGACAGGTGTTCTAGCCTCACACCCAAACAGCACTGATGTCCACATTAGCAGCCTGTCGCTCACCTTCCATGGGCAGGAGCTGCTCGCAGACACCAGCCTGGAGCTCAACTCAGGCAGACGCTACGGCCTTCTTGGACTTAACGGAACAG gaAAATCCATGCTGTTGTCAGCCATCGGGCTTCGTGAGATTCCCATCCCAGAGCACATCGATATTTACCACTTGACCCGGGAGATGGCCCCCAGTGACAAGAGtgctctgcagtgtgtgatggaGGTGGATGAGCAGAGGATTATGCtggagaaggaggcagagagactTGCCCATGAGGACT CTGAATGTGAGAAGCTGATGGAGCTGTATGAGCGTCTTGAGGAGCTGGATGCAGACAAGGCAGAGATGCGAGCCTCACGGATCCTCCACGGTCTGGGTTTCAGCGCTGCTATGCAGCATAAGAAAATGAGGGACTTCagtggaggatggaggatgcGTGTTGCTCTGGCCAG AGCTCTGTTTATCAAGCCCTTCATGTTGTTGCTGGATGAGCCCACTAACCACTTGGACCTGGATGCTTGTGTGTGGTTGGAAGAGGAGCTCAAGTC GTTCAAGCGAATCCTTGTGCTCATCTCACATTCTCAAGACTTCCTGAATGGTGTGTGCACCAACATCATTCACCTACAtcagagaaaactgaaatattacacG GGTAACTATGACCAGTATGTGAAGAccagagaggagctggaggagaatcAGATGAAGCGCTTCAACTGGGAACAGGACCAGATAACACACATgaag AATTACATTGCCAGGTTTGGTCACGGTTCTGCAAAACTGGCCCGACAGGCACAGAGCAAAGAGAAGACTCTGCAGAAGATGGTGGCGTCAGGCTTGACTGAACGAGTTGTGAATGACAAG ACtctgtcattttgttttcctccctgtGGGAAGATTCCTCCTCCCGTTATCATGGTTCAGAACGTGAGCTTCAAGTACAGTGACAACACA CCGTACATATATAAAGACCTGGAGTTTGGTATTGACTTGGACACACGAGTGGCTCTGGTGGGGCCCAATGGAGCAGGGAAGTCTACGCTACTGAAGCTGCTGATGGGAGAG CTCCTACCCAGTGACGGCATGATCCGCAAACATTCTCACGTCAAGATTGGCAGATATCATCAG CATCTGACAGAGCAGCTGGAGCTGGACCTGTCTCCTCTGGAGTACATGATGAAGTGTTACCCTGATatcaaagaaaaagaggagatgaggaagatCATTGGTCGTTACGGCCTGACGGGAAAACAGCAG GTCAGTCCAATCAGGAACCTGTCAGACGGTCAGAAGTGTCGGGTGTGTTTTGCCTGGCTGGCCTGGCAGAACCCTCACATGTTGTTCCTTGACGAGCCCACCAATCACTTGGATATCGAGACCATTGATGCATTAGCAGATGCAATCAATGAGTTTGACGGCGGCACGATGCTGGTTAGCCACGACTTCAGGCTAATTCAGCAG GTGGCGCAGGAGATCTGGGTTTGCGAGAATCAAACCATCACAAAGTGGAACAGGGACATCCTGGCGTACAAGGAGCACTTGAAATCAAGGATTGAAAAGCAAGCACATGACATCTAA
- the chpf2 gene encoding chondroitin sulfate glucuronyltransferase — MRLSSFLALFRPALPLILGLSLGCSLSLLMVSWTQGDADDSCRDELGNGRLFLGRGDSQGVSRDEAGDEDIQPRIVPYHKDPNKPHKKVLRTRYIHTELGIRERLLVGVLTSRATLNTLAVAVNRTVAHHFHRTFFFTGLRSPKVPHGMTVVTHGDDRPVWLMYETVRHLHQHYGSDYDWFLLAQDDTYMQADRLSELVGHLSAGQDLYMGRAEEFIGGEEKARYCHGGYGYLLSRSLLARLQPHLDTCRNDILSVRPDEWLGRCIIDYLGLSCVEVHREMTYRYFELGKNADPEREDSTQFKNAFTVHPVSEPNLMYRLHKRFSQIELEWTYLQIEQLQMQINNLSDLTPEGKAGVTWPIGINHPFKPRTRFEVINWEYFTEEHIYSCVDSSPKCEMRGADRADVSAVLEIAVERLNERYQPQLRFRKRRLLNGYRRFDPTRGMEYMLDLALEAYTQKGHSQVIVKRVNLLRPLSAVEIIPMPYVTEATRVQVILPVTAQDQDYVSNFLDMYVMNTLDTHDNVLLTFLFIYDPFDAQRVSQTDVFAGIKAMIGEVEKRYGDVKIPWISVKTEVPSQVKLMDIISKKHPVDTLFFLSSVWTEVNADFLNRCRMNAISNWQVFFPIHFQEYSPAVVYRDQQPSAPSSSFASESLRDGHFDRHVFEEACFYNADYMTARTKMAADILDNEELLESMDVYDIFVRYSGLHVFRAVEPALIQKYVRRACNPRFSEDIYHRCVLSNLEGLGSRSHLAMALFEQEQANST, encoded by the exons ATGCGTCTGTCCTCGTTTCTGGCCCTGTTCAGGCCCGCGCTGCCCCTCATCCTGGGGCTGTCCCTGGGATGCAGCCTCAGTCTGCTGATGGTGTCCTGGACGCAGGGGGACGCCGACGACTCCTGCAGGGACGAGCTGGGCAACGGGAGGCTCTTCCTGGGCAGAGGGGACAGCCAGGGGGTCTCCAGGGATGAGGCTGGAGACGAGGACATCCAGCCCCGCATCGTGCCCTATCACAAGGACCCAAACAAGCCACACAAGAAAGTCCTCAG AACCCGATATATCCACACTGAACTGGGCATCAGGGAGCGACTGCTGGTGGGCGTACTGACCTCTCGGGCCACGCTGAACACGCTGGCCGTGGCAGTGAACCGTACTGTCGCCCACCACTTCCACCGCACCTTTTTTTTCACTGGTTTGCGCAGCCCCAAGGTGCCTCATGGCATGACTGTGGTCACCCATGGTGACGACCGCCCGGTGTGGCTGATGTACGAGACGGTGCGTCACCTCCACCAGCACTACGGCTCGGACTACGACTGGTTCCTCTTAGCCCAGGATGACACTTACATGCAGGCAGATCGTCTGTCTGAGCTTGTGGGCCACCTCAGCGCAGGTCAGGACCTGTACATGGGCAGGGCGGAAGAGTTCATTGGTGGAGAGGAGAAAGCACGCTACTGCCACGGGGGTTACGGCTATCTGCTGTCTCGCAGTCTGCTGGCCCGCCTGCAGCCTCATCTTGACACATGCCGTAATGATATCCTCAGCGTGAGACCTGATGAGTGGCTGGGCCGCTGCATTATTGACTACCTGGGTCTCAGTTGCGTGGAGGTGCACCGG GAGATGACCTATCGCTACTTTGAACTGGGGAAAAATGCCGATCCAGAGCGAGAAGACAGCACTCAGTTTAAAAATGCCTTCACAGTGCATCCTGTATCAGAACCAAATCTCATGTACCGCTTGCACAAACGCTTCAGCCAGATCGAGCTGGAATGGACGTACCTACAGATCGAGCAGCTCCAG ATGCAGATCAACAACCTGAGTGACCTGACTCCAGAAGGAAAAGCTGGAGTCACGTGGCCAATAGGAATCAACCATCCCTTCAAACCAAGAACCCGTTTTGAGGTGATAAACTGGGAGTACTTCACAGAGGAGCACATTTACTCGTGCGTCGACAGCTCTCCAAAGTGTGAGATGAGAGGGGCGGACCGTGCagatgttagtgcagttctggaGATCGCAGTGGAGCGTCTGAATGAACGCTACCAGCCACAGCTACGCTTCCGCAAGCGCCGTCTTCTTAACGGGTACAGACGCTTTGATCCCACGCGCGGCATGGAGTACATGCTGGACCTGGCTCTGGAGGCCTACACCCAGAAAGGCCACAGTCAAGTCATTGTAAAACGGGTCAACCTGCTGAGACCCCTCAGTGCAGTTGAGATAATCCCCATGCCTTATGTGACGGAGGCGACACGGGTGCAGGTCATCCTACCCGTCACTGCCCAGGATCAGGATTATGTCAGCAACTTCCTCGACATGTATGTGATGAACACTCTTGACACCCACGATAATGTTTTGCTCACGTTCTTGTTCATATATGATCCGTTTGACGCACAGCGAGTCAGCCAGACGGACGTGTTCGCTGGCATCAAAGCCATGATCGGGGAGGTGGAGAAACGCTACGGCGACGTGAAGATTCCTTGGATAAGCGTGAAGACGGAGGTGCCCTCACAGGTGAAGCTGATGGACATCATCTCTAAGAAGCATCCGGTGGACACGCTGTTCTTCCTGTCCAGCGTGTGGACAGAAGTCAATGCGGACTTCCTGAATCGCTGCAGAATGAACGCCATCAGCAACTGGCAGGTCTTCTTCCCCATCCACTTCCAGGAGTACAGCCCCGCCGTCGTCTACCGCGACCAGCAACCCTccgctccctcctcttcttttgcTTCCGAGTCGCTGAGGGACGGCCACTTTGACCGTCATGTCTTTGAAGAGGCCTGCTTTTACAATGCGGATTACATGACCGCACGGACCAAGATGGCTGCCGACATCTTAGACAACGAGGAGCTGCTGGAAAGCATGGACGTGTACGACATATTTGTTCGCTATTCAGGCTTACACGTGTTTAGAGCGGTGGAGCCAGCGCTCATCCAGAAATACGTACGACGAGCGTGCAACCCGCGGTTCAGTGAGGACATCTACCACCGCTGTGTGCTCAGCAACCTGGAGGGTCTGGGGTCGCGCTCGCATCTCGCCATGGCTCTGTTTGAACAAGAGCAGGCCAACAGCACCTAG